Within the Gemmatimonadaceae bacterium genome, the region TCGGAGCTCAGCGCCGCGGTCGGAGCAGAGGCCTTCACGCGCGAAATGGCGGCCGCCGCCACGCTCAGCCATCCGAACATCCTTTCGATCTTCGAGTGGGGCGACGCAGACGGCACGCTGTTCTGCGTAATGCCGAGCGCTCGCGGGCATACGCTCCGCCACGTGATCGACTCGGCCGGCCAGCTGTCGGTCGGCGAATCGATCCGCATCGCCGGTGAAATCGCGGGTGCGCTCGACTACGCCAACGACTGCGGCGTTCTCCACCGCGACGTGAAACCGCAGAACGTCATTCTCGAGGACGGCCGCCTGCTGCTGGCCGATTTCGGAATCGGGAACGCCATGGCGACGATCGAGGGCGGCGCGCTCGCAAAGGCGTCGATCGGCATCGGTACGCCGGAGTACATGAGCCCCGAGCAGGTGGCCGGCGAACCGGTGGATTCGCGCAGCGACGTCTATTCGCTCGCTTGCGTGTTCTACGAGATGCTCGTCGGCGAGCCGCCATTCGTCGGGCCGGCAACGCAGGTCGTCATCTCGAAGCGGTTCATGCAGACGCCGCCGAGCGTGAGCGTCATACGCGACGGAATCCCTCGCCCTGTCGCCTGCGCGCTTCAGTCGGCTCTCGCGCGCTCGCCGGGCGACCGGCCGCGCTCAGCCGGCGCGTTCGTCGAGTCGCTGCTCGACGCCGAGAGTGAAGCGGTCTC harbors:
- a CDS encoding serine/threonine-protein kinase, which gives rise to MNTLEIRTRLYAALGDRYHIERTFGEGGLATVYLARDLKHGRDVAIKVLKSELSAAVGAEAFTREMAAAATLSHPNILSIFEWGDADGTLFCVMPSARGHTLRHVIDSAGQLSVGESIRIAGEIAGALDYANDCGVLHRDVKPQNVILEDGRLLLADFGIGNAMATIEGGALAKASIGIGTPEYMSPEQVAGEPVDSRSDVYSLACVFYEMLVGEPPFVGPATQVVISKRFMQTPPSVSVIRDGIPRPVACALQSALARSPGDRPRSAGAFVESLLDAESEAVSASREVTFART